From Enterococcus wangshanyuanii, the proteins below share one genomic window:
- the licT gene encoding BglG family transcription antiterminator LicT has protein sequence MEVKKVINNNIVKSLNLDGQEVLVMGKGIGFKKTVGDVIDDRLIEKIYTSNADLTTNKLTQLLSNVRLEHLQVANEIIGFAKVSLGKKLNENIYLTLTDHIDYAIERHNSGLPVRNALLWEIKRFYNHEYLIGKEALNIISNRLDIALPEDEAGFIALHIVNAELDLSQVSQVSEMTKVIQKIINIVKYHYKTDLDEYTLNYERFITHLKFFVQRLFSGIELDKDKDEGFLFMLKEKYQEEYLCALKIREYIGKEFGRDLKEDEMIYLTIHIRRITNN, from the coding sequence ATGGAAGTAAAAAAAGTAATCAATAATAATATCGTCAAGTCACTCAATCTGGATGGCCAAGAAGTTCTTGTGATGGGGAAAGGTATCGGCTTTAAGAAAACAGTCGGCGATGTGATCGATGACCGTTTGATCGAAAAAATTTATACAAGTAATGCCGATTTAACAACTAATAAGTTAACTCAGTTGCTTTCGAATGTCCGCTTGGAGCATTTACAAGTAGCGAATGAGATTATTGGTTTTGCCAAAGTTTCTTTAGGAAAAAAATTGAATGAGAATATTTATCTGACATTGACAGATCATATCGACTATGCGATCGAACGACATAATAGCGGTTTACCGGTAAGAAATGCACTTTTGTGGGAAATCAAGCGCTTTTATAATCACGAATATTTGATCGGAAAAGAAGCGCTGAATATCATCTCCAATCGCTTGGATATCGCGTTACCAGAAGATGAAGCTGGATTCATTGCTTTGCATATCGTCAATGCTGAACTTGATTTATCACAAGTTAGTCAAGTATCTGAGATGACAAAAGTGATTCAAAAAATCATCAATATTGTTAAATATCATTATAAGACGGATTTAGATGAATATACGTTAAATTATGAGCGATTCATTACACATTTGAAGTTTTTTGTTCAGCGTTTATTTAGTGGAATAGAACTGGATAAGGACAAAGATGAAGGCTTCTTATTTATGTTAAAAGAAAAGTATCAGGAAGAATATCTTTGTGCTTTGAAGATTCGTGAGTATATAGGGAAAGAATTCGGTCGAGATTTAAAGGAGGATGAGATGATCTATCTCACGATCCATATTAGAAGAATTACAAACAATTAA